Proteins encoded within one genomic window of Companilactobacillus sp.:
- a CDS encoding CPBP family intramembrane glutamic endopeptidase, giving the protein MTNKNIQPNPFKSLFHIIAFILLFLVEQIPLSILTLTKANLGKNYDAYIRIAPIISLVLMAIAGTILFLVFRRAQQFDTIPFSGKTWLTVLAGIILAMLVNYGLLPFMRAQNSNVDALNTLGQNSQAILIFSVLVISPIFEEVLFRGILMNWFFPNRPIISILISGIVFGFAHAPISNDTDWIYALSKILLGVILATVYYRTKNIKADISVHFLNNFLSIVLAI; this is encoded by the coding sequence TTGACTAATAAAAATATTCAACCAAATCCATTTAAAAGTCTATTTCATATTATAGCCTTTATCCTACTGTTTTTAGTAGAGCAAATTCCATTAAGTATTTTAACGCTTACAAAAGCTAATCTTGGTAAAAACTATGACGCCTATATTCGAATCGCACCAATAATTTCATTAGTATTGATGGCCATTGCGGGAACGATACTATTCTTGGTCTTTCGACGAGCTCAACAGTTCGATACCATCCCGTTTTCAGGAAAAACTTGGCTGACAGTTTTAGCAGGGATCATACTTGCGATGTTAGTTAACTACGGATTGCTCCCGTTCATGCGGGCACAAAATTCCAACGTTGATGCCTTGAATACCCTCGGACAGAACAGTCAAGCTATCTTGATATTTTCTGTCCTAGTCATCTCGCCAATTTTTGAAGAGGTCCTCTTTCGAGGAATTTTGATGAATTGGTTTTTCCCAAATCGTCCGATCATTTCGATCTTGATCAGTGGAATCGTCTTTGGATTCGCACATGCACCAATTTCAAACGATACCGACTGGATCTACGCATTATCAAAAATCCTATTAGGTGTTATCCTGGCAACTGTTTATTACCGGACTAAGAATATTAAAGCTGATATTTCCGTTCACTTCTTAAACAATTTCTTGTCGATCGTCCTGGCTATCTAA
- a CDS encoding DUF3800 domain-containing protein → MLFIDESGSITRSKNPKKRYFIISIVETEEPYKVRRVFRRAKKNFITHNPNLQMNYSVEVKGSQMPVKMKRYILDQVLEKTDAKFHYIVIDNNFLSERFHDDVELCFNYVIGNYLKQFIPKNYQDDYNLKMTLDERNCTVSSINSLKDYLTIKFCFESSVLSDVSQCSYADSKEKDVLQVADVFANLVFRACLADKDSQINGNCVLLKDIGARYNMYFPYRNNTLRVFSNDVYYD, encoded by the coding sequence ATGCTCTTTATTGATGAATCAGGAAGTATAACTAGAAGTAAAAATCCTAAAAAACGTTATTTCATTATTTCGATAGTCGAAACAGAGGAGCCGTATAAGGTTCGACGTGTTTTTAGACGTGCAAAGAAAAATTTCATCACCCATAATCCCAATCTTCAAATGAACTATTCTGTGGAAGTAAAAGGATCGCAAATGCCGGTCAAAATGAAAAGATACATACTCGATCAGGTGTTGGAAAAAACGGATGCAAAGTTTCATTATATTGTTATTGACAATAATTTTTTGTCTGAGAGATTTCACGATGACGTTGAGTTGTGTTTCAATTATGTTATTGGAAACTATTTGAAGCAATTTATACCAAAGAACTATCAAGATGATTATAATCTAAAAATGACACTTGATGAAAGAAACTGTACGGTATCTAGTATAAACAGTCTTAAAGACTATTTGACCATAAAGTTCTGTTTTGAATCTAGTGTTCTAAGCGACGTTTCGCAATGTTCTTATGCAGATTCTAAAGAAAAAGACGTTCTTCAAGTTGCAGATGTTTTTGCAAACCTCGTATTTAGAGCTTGTTTAGCGGATAAAGATTCTCAAATTAATGGAAACTGTGTATTACTTAAAGACATTGGTGCACGATATAATATGTATTTTCCATATAGAAATAACACACTTAGAGTATTCAGTAATGATGTTTATTATGATTAA